A genomic segment from Candidatus Bathyarchaeota archaeon encodes:
- a CDS encoding 50S ribosomal protein L32e, with product MRSLEVENLSFSIKKLLKIKKFLDSKRPNFVRSESWRYARIKSNWRRPRGIDNKMRMRVKGWPSSPNVGYGSPRLVRHLHPSGLKEVRISNVEDLLLVDPATQVARISGGVGERKRAAIVEEAMRMGIRILNPGGKPEVEKGQEGVGEDEK from the coding sequence ATGAGAAGTCTTGAGGTGGAGAACTTGAGTTTTTCTATTAAAAAACTATTGAAGATAAAAAAATTTTTAGACAGCAAAAGACCCAATTTCGTTAGATCAGAATCATGGAGATATGCGAGAATTAAATCAAACTGGCGTAGACCAAGGGGTATAGATAATAAAATGAGGATGCGTGTCAAAGGTTGGCCATCCTCGCCCAATGTTGGGTATGGCTCCCCTAGACTGGTGAGGCATCTCCACCCATCCGGTTTAAAGGAGGTTAGGATCTCAAACGTCGAGGACCTGCTACTGGTGGATCCAGCGACCCAGGTAGCTAGGATAAGCGGAGGAGTTGGGGAGAGGAAGAGAGCGGCTATAGTGGAGGAGGCCATGAGGATGGGGATAAGAATTCTGAACCCCGGCGGGAAACCGGAAGTCGAGAAAGGACAGGAAGGGGTTGGAGAGGATGAAAAATGA
- a CDS encoding 30S ribosomal protein S5, with translation MEEVRRSTLERWTPRTRLGRMVLEGKVTTLQEILHEGYRIKEVEIIDVLVPNLKEEVIDLSLVQKQTDAGERSRFRAVVAVGNGEGLVGLGIGKSSRVRNAIEKGITQAKLNIYPILRGCGSWECRCGEPHSLPFKVTGSRGGVEVTLIPGPKGLGLVAGETAKMILRLAGIKDCWSRARGNTKTKVSSALATFEALKNTTRTMTQRDWAR, from the coding sequence ATGGAGGAAGTTCGCAGATCAACCCTAGAGAGATGGACGCCTAGGACGAGGCTTGGGAGAATGGTCCTTGAGGGGAAGGTAACCACGCTTCAGGAGATCCTGCACGAAGGCTATAGGATAAAGGAGGTCGAGATCATAGATGTCCTGGTCCCCAACCTTAAGGAGGAGGTCATCGATCTAAGCCTGGTTCAGAAACAGACCGATGCTGGAGAACGCTCAAGATTCAGGGCTGTCGTCGCAGTAGGAAATGGAGAAGGTCTTGTAGGCCTTGGAATTGGAAAATCCTCAAGGGTTAGAAACGCCATAGAGAAGGGGATAACCCAGGCCAAGCTGAACATATACCCTATCCTCAGAGGGTGTGGAAGCTGGGAGTGCAGGTGTGGCGAGCCCCACTCACTCCCATTCAAGGTAACTGGAAGTAGGGGAGGGGTTGAGGTCACGCTCATACCAGGGCCCAAAGGGCTAGGCCTTGTCGCTGGAGAAACAGCTAAGATGATCCTCAGGCTTGCAGGGATAAAGGACTGCTGGTCGAGGGCTAGGGGGAACACGAAGACGAAGGTCTCATCGGCCTTGGCCACCTTCGAGGCCCTCAAAAACACCACTAGGACAATGACCCAGAGGGACTGGGCAAGATGA
- a CDS encoding 30S ribosomal protein S17 has protein sequence MVLNIKPPQKVCNDRNCPFHGSLKIRGRMFEGRVVRDKMERSVIVNIDYLKYYPKYERYARMRSRIPAHNPPCIGAKTGDRVKIMECRPISKTKAFVVVEKVEETNV, from the coding sequence ATGGTTTTAAACATAAAACCACCTCAGAAAGTATGTAACGATCGAAACTGTCCTTTTCATGGAAGTTTAAAGATTAGAGGAAGAATGTTTGAAGGAAGAGTTGTAAGAGACAAAATGGAAAGATCAGTTATCGTTAACATAGATTATTTGAAATATTATCCAAAGTATGAGAGATATGCGAGGATGAGAAGTAGAATACCCGCTCATAACCCTCCTTGCATAGGAGCTAAGACAGGAGACAGGGTCAAGATAATGGAGTGTAGACCTATAAGTAAGACAAAGGCCTTCGTGGTAGTGGAGAAGGTGGAAGAAACAAATGTCTAA
- a CDS encoding 50S ribosomal protein L6 → MEEEEVKIMEGVEISIEGNTLRVKGPKGELVRAFDINMVKEEDVIKISALNPRRREMAKVKTVAAHIRNMMKGVKEGFTYKMKIVYVHFPINVKVEEGRVIIQNFLGERKPREAKIVGETKVMVKGDDIILEGINIEDVGQTAANIQQATKTKRKDPRKFIDGIYVYEKS, encoded by the coding sequence ATCGAAGAAGAAGAGGTTAAAATTATGGAGGGCGTTGAAATATCAATTGAGGGTAATACGTTGAGAGTTAAAGGGCCTAAGGGGGAGTTGGTTAGAGCTTTTGATATAAATATGGTGAAAGAAGAAGATGTAATAAAAATAAGTGCTTTAAATCCTAGGAGAAGAGAAATGGCAAAGGTTAAAACCGTAGCCGCTCATATTAGAAATATGATGAAGGGAGTTAAAGAGGGGTTTACCTACAAGATGAAAATAGTATATGTTCATTTTCCAATTAATGTTAAGGTTGAGGAGGGAAGGGTTATCATTCAGAACTTTCTAGGAGAAAGGAAGCCCAGAGAGGCCAAAATAGTGGGAGAAACAAAGGTTATGGTGAAAGGAGATGATATTATTTTAGAAGGAATAAACATTGAAGATGTCGGACAAACCGCTGCAAACATTCAACAAGCAACAAAGACTAAAAGAAAGGATCCTAGAAAATTTATAGATGGAATTTATGTGTATGAGAAGTCTTGA
- a CDS encoding 30S ribosomal protein S8 has translation MTTDPLTNALETIKANEERHKKECVIYPASNLIGKVLRLIQSKGYVGEIEFIDDGRSGKFRVQLFGRINDCKAVKPRFSVKARDIERWEERFLPGRGIGYLIISTSKGIITHDVAKENGIGGKILAYIY, from the coding sequence ATGACCACAGATCCACTAACGAATGCCCTAGAAACCATAAAGGCAAACGAGGAGAGACATAAGAAAGAATGTGTCATCTATCCAGCTTCAAACCTTATCGGAAAGGTCCTCCGCCTGATCCAGTCTAAGGGATACGTTGGGGAGATAGAGTTCATAGATGACGGTCGCTCTGGAAAGTTCAGGGTACAGCTATTTGGTCGAATAAATGACTGCAAGGCCGTTAAGCCGCGCTTCTCGGTTAAGGCGAGGGATATAGAGCGTTGGGAGGAGAGATTCCTCCCTGGAAGAGGAATAGGATACCTAATAATATCAACATCCAAGGGAATAATCACTCATGATGTAGCTAAAGAAAATGGAATAGGGGGAAAGATTTTAGCATACATTTATTAG
- a CDS encoding 50S ribosomal protein L19e, translated as MSLKSQRRIAASILNVGTHRVWIDPERREDVELAITRSEIRRLIHEGAIKAAPIKGESRWRAKRLKEKRRKGLRRGPGTRKGGRYATISRKSRWMSRIRAIRERLRLLRARRIITPTTYRELYLKAKGGEFKSISDMERYISQRGLRRKTFG; from the coding sequence ATGAGCCTGAAGAGCCAGAGAAGGATCGCAGCCTCGATCCTTAACGTAGGCACGCACAGGGTCTGGATAGACCCTGAGAGAAGAGAGGACGTAGAGCTCGCCATAACCAGATCGGAGATAAGGAGGCTCATCCACGAGGGGGCTATAAAGGCAGCCCCCATTAAAGGGGAGAGCAGGTGGAGAGCCAAGAGACTGAAAGAGAAGAGGAGAAAGGGGCTTAGGAGAGGCCCAGGAACACGCAAGGGAGGAAGATACGCAACTATATCACGAAAGTCGAGATGGATGAGCAGGATAAGGGCTATAAGGGAAAGACTGCGCCTTTTGAGGGCCAGAAGGATAATCACCCCGACAACCTACAGGGAGCTATACCTAAAGGCGAAGGGAGGGGAGTTTAAGAGCATCTCCGATATGGAGAGGTATATCTCCCAGAGAGGATTAAGGAGGAAGACGTTTGGCTAA
- a CDS encoding uL15 family ribosomal protein: MPHGRRKTRKLRGSRTHGYGRVGQHRKSGGRGGKGKAGGRDHFWIRTVKYEPNRFRRIGFKPPSRLETRAINTGELEELVRRVLGAEMRASALPELDLTSLGYDKLLGKGDLKIPLKIKVSSYTSMAREKVESAGGEIVEPQ, from the coding sequence TTGCCCCACGGGAGGAGGAAGACAAGGAAGCTGAGGGGATCTAGGACACATGGCTATGGAAGGGTAGGTCAACATAGAAAATCGGGAGGGAGGGGGGGAAAGGGAAAGGCTGGAGGCAGAGATCACTTCTGGATAAGAACTGTTAAATATGAGCCCAACCGGTTCAGAAGGATAGGGTTTAAACCCCCATCAAGGCTTGAGACTAGAGCGATTAACACTGGCGAGTTGGAAGAGCTCGTGAGAAGGGTGCTTGGAGCCGAGATGAGGGCGTCAGCTCTCCCAGAGCTGGATCTCACAAGCCTCGGATACGACAAGCTCCTGGGAAAGGGAGATCTTAAAATCCCCCTGAAGATCAAGGTCTCCTCATACACCTCAATGGCTCGCGAGAAGGTCGAATCGGCAGGTGGGGAGATAGTAGAGCCTCAGTGA
- a CDS encoding 50S ribosomal protein L30, producing the protein MSGKCLLVIRIRGGVNAPRRVDDTLKMLRVRINHAATIIDDRPEYLGMLQRVKDWVTWGEVRPETIEMLLEKRGKTEGGRPLEVQTLNELGFSSIKDLAEAIADGRIQFWKLKGIKPFFRLHPPKKGFKRSIKRSYMDRGELGYRGEAINELAERMC; encoded by the coding sequence ATGAGCGGTAAATGTCTCCTAGTCATACGCATAAGGGGTGGGGTAAACGCTCCAAGGCGTGTAGATGATACCCTAAAGATGCTCAGAGTGAGGATAAATCACGCCGCAACGATAATAGATGACAGACCAGAGTACCTGGGGATGCTCCAAAGAGTGAAGGACTGGGTGACCTGGGGCGAGGTGAGGCCTGAGACCATAGAGATGCTCTTAGAGAAGAGGGGTAAAACGGAGGGGGGGCGTCCCCTAGAAGTCCAAACATTGAATGAGCTGGGGTTCTCCAGCATAAAGGATCTTGCCGAGGCCATAGCCGATGGAAGGATACAATTTTGGAAGCTGAAGGGGATAAAACCCTTCTTCAGGCTTCATCCACCGAAAAAGGGATTTAAAAGGAGCATCAAACGGTCATATATGGATAGAGGCGAACTCGGATATAGAGGAGAAGCAATAAACGAGCTTGCAGAGAGGATGTGTTAA
- a CDS encoding 50S ribosomal protein L18, protein MAKGPGYRVPYRRRREFKTDYRKRRILATSKYPRFVVRITNKNIIIQIIKAEVKGDHSLIQAHSKELVEKFNWKGDPNNTSAAYLLGLIAGLKALRAEIEATIPDIGLRTPSKGSRVFAAIKGARDAGLKIPLDEAMAPGEDRITGSHVAAYGSLLKEKPEVYERLFSNYLRRGLKPEDIPEHFEEVKNRIMEVLGVG, encoded by the coding sequence TTGGCTAAAGGTCCAGGGTACCGTGTACCATATAGGAGAAGGAGAGAATTTAAGACAGATTATAGAAAGAGAAGGATCTTGGCAACATCGAAATATCCAAGATTTGTTGTAAGAATAACTAACAAAAATATAATTATTCAGATAATAAAAGCCGAAGTGAAAGGGGATCATTCTCTAATTCAGGCTCACTCCAAAGAGCTCGTAGAAAAATTCAATTGGAAGGGGGATCCCAATAACACCTCTGCAGCATACCTGTTAGGTTTAATAGCCGGACTAAAGGCCCTAAGGGCGGAGATCGAGGCCACAATACCTGACATAGGTCTAAGGACCCCATCGAAGGGATCAAGGGTCTTCGCCGCCATAAAGGGGGCAAGGGATGCCGGATTGAAGATCCCCCTAGATGAGGCGATGGCTCCAGGTGAAGATAGGATTACAGGTTCGCATGTGGCAGCCTACGGAAGTCTCCTCAAGGAAAAACCGGAGGTTTATGAGCGGCTATTCTCAAATTACCTAAGGAGAGGTTTAAAGCCCGAGGACATTCCAGAACACTTCGAAGAGGTCAAAAACAGGATAATGGAGGTTCTCGGAGTTGGGTGA
- a CDS encoding 50S ribosomal protein L5, whose amino-acid sequence MRRPKLGKVVVNISVGESGQPLERASTILENLTGQRPSRREAKRTIRAFGIRRREPIACMVTLRGERAVFFLKRALEAIGNRIPLKSFDREGNFAFGIKEHIDIPGTRYEPSLGITGMDIIVQVERPGYRVERRRRGRSRVGRHHRMTREEAAEFIKSSFGTEVVP is encoded by the coding sequence ATGAGGAGGCCGAAGCTCGGTAAGGTAGTAGTAAACATATCAGTAGGGGAATCCGGTCAACCCCTTGAGAGGGCGTCAACCATACTGGAGAACCTGACTGGACAGAGGCCCTCTCGGAGGGAGGCCAAACGAACGATAAGAGCCTTCGGTATAAGAAGAAGGGAACCAATAGCCTGTATGGTTACACTCAGGGGAGAGAGGGCGGTATTCTTTCTGAAGAGGGCTCTGGAGGCCATAGGGAACAGGATACCGCTTAAGAGCTTTGATCGGGAAGGTAACTTTGCTTTCGGGATAAAGGAGCACATAGATATTCCAGGCACCAGATACGAGCCCTCCCTTGGGATAACAGGCATGGATATAATAGTTCAGGTTGAGAGGCCCGGGTATAGGGTTGAGAGGAGGAGAAGGGGTCGTTCAAGGGTAGGAAGACATCACAGGATGACCCGTGAAGAGGCCGCAGAGTTTATAAAGAGTAGCTTCGGAACAGAGGTGGTCCCTTGA
- the endA gene encoding tRNA-intron lyase encodes MCPICAVYTGDGVIVVPDLSDAGTLYQDGYGSFQDDRLLTLKPFEALYLLERSRIIVLDERDRRGLSFEELLRRFSSEDQLSWTRYLVYRDLRARGFVVKEGVGRTVDFVVYERGSYPKRPPKYMIHVICEGLPEPISRILEVLRAAEEDNKSLKIAVIDRRGEVVYYTIAEMKFQGDEEGGLS; translated from the coding sequence ATGTGCCCGATATGTGCAGTTTACACCGGGGATGGAGTTATTGTGGTGCCTGACCTGAGCGATGCCGGTACTCTATATCAGGATGGTTATGGCTCCTTCCAGGACGATCGCCTCCTAACATTAAAGCCCTTCGAGGCTTTATACCTCCTCGAAAGATCGAGGATAATCGTCTTAGACGAGAGGGATAGGAGGGGGCTCTCCTTCGAGGAACTCTTGAGAAGGTTTTCCTCGGAGGATCAACTATCCTGGACGAGGTATCTGGTCTATAGGGACCTAAGGGCCAGGGGATTCGTGGTCAAGGAGGGGGTAGGAAGGACGGTGGACTTCGTTGTATATGAGAGGGGATCATACCCTAAGAGGCCTCCAAAATACATGATACACGTGATATGTGAGGGGTTACCGGAGCCCATATCCCGCATCCTTGAGGTCCTTAGGGCCGCGGAGGAGGATAATAAGAGCCTCAAGATCGCAGTTATCGATAGAAGAGGGGAGGTCGTTTACTATACGATCGCAGAGATGAAGTTTCAGGGGGATGAGGAGGGGGGCTTGAGTTGA
- a CDS encoding 4-oxalocrotonate tautomerase family protein: MPLVEIKWFKGRDDATKAKTIELVTKAICDATGCRPEDVTVIIQDVDRASWGRAGKPFG; this comes from the coding sequence ATGCCTTTAGTGGAGATCAAATGGTTTAAAGGAAGGGATGACGCCACCAAGGCTAAGACCATTGAACTTGTAACGAAGGCCATATGCGACGCAACGGGATGTAGGCCAGAGGATGTGACCGTTATAATACAGGATGTTGATAGAGCCTCTTGGGGTAGGGCTGGAAAACCATTCGGTTAG
- a CDS encoding 30S ribosomal protein S14: MSERKEKKYGRGSRQCRRCGAHDGLIRRYDLNLCRRCFREVAEALGFKKYM, from the coding sequence TTGAGCGAGAGGAAGGAGAAGAAGTATGGAAGGGGGAGCAGGCAGTGCAGAAGATGTGGAGCCCACGACGGCCTCATCAGAAGGTATGACCTAAACCTCTGCAGGAGGTGCTTTAGAGAGGTCGCGGAGGCTCTAGGATTCAAGAAGTATATGTGA
- the secY gene encoding preprotein translocase subunit SecY has protein sequence MMRMGRFLELFKPISRFIPEVNKPERRISFNARLAWTGLALVIYLVMSEIPLYGVSMGPESSAMLTYRVIFASTRGTLMELGIGPIVTAGLIIQLLAGARMIEVDFSNPEDRALFTAASKVFSLIMIMLQSAIYIISGAFGTVTFGISVLIFLQLLASGIIIMLLDELLQKGWGIGSGISLFIVAGIAQRIWWDSLSFIPVGDGKRLGAIFAFFESIILGEPIWNWFHRSGGFPDMIGLITTITVFAVVIYVEGMRVELPVSHSTFRGYRGKMPIKLLYVSNIPVIFAYALFANIQLGSQLIWQRWNQDNSNFWLGLLGTYNRSERGLMPTGGLVYYVTSPGGVEAISADPVRVIIYISIVVSVCVLFSKLWIEVGGMGPEKVAEQLIQSGMQVPGFRRSKGPIESLLRRYIPTITILGGLLVGLISSVSELFGVFGSGMGALLCVSILYQFYQVIIQEQIEDLYPFLRGALG, from the coding sequence GTGATGCGAATGGGACGCTTCCTGGAATTATTCAAGCCCATCTCAAGGTTCATACCCGAGGTCAATAAGCCTGAGAGGAGGATCAGCTTCAACGCCAGGCTGGCATGGACTGGGCTTGCCCTCGTCATATACCTAGTGATGTCAGAGATACCTCTATACGGCGTATCCATGGGGCCTGAGAGCTCCGCCATGCTGACCTACAGGGTCATTTTCGCCTCAACGAGAGGAACTCTCATGGAGCTGGGTATAGGTCCCATCGTCACAGCCGGACTGATCATACAACTCCTCGCAGGAGCCAGGATGATCGAGGTGGACTTCTCAAACCCTGAGGACAGGGCCCTGTTTACAGCTGCAAGTAAGGTCTTCTCCCTCATAATGATCATGCTACAATCGGCGATATATATCATAAGCGGGGCCTTTGGAACAGTAACCTTCGGGATATCCGTCTTGATCTTCCTCCAGCTCCTTGCTTCAGGGATAATCATCATGCTCCTAGATGAGCTCCTCCAGAAGGGCTGGGGTATAGGGAGCGGAATAAGCCTATTCATAGTGGCGGGGATAGCCCAGAGGATCTGGTGGGATTCCCTGAGCTTCATCCCCGTTGGGGATGGAAAAAGGCTGGGAGCAATATTTGCCTTCTTCGAGAGCATAATCCTCGGGGAGCCCATCTGGAACTGGTTTCACAGGTCCGGGGGGTTCCCAGACATGATAGGCCTCATCACCACCATAACCGTCTTCGCCGTGGTGATATATGTTGAGGGGATGAGGGTGGAGCTGCCTGTATCCCACTCGACATTCAGAGGATATAGGGGAAAGATGCCGATCAAGCTGCTTTACGTGTCCAATATCCCTGTAATATTCGCTTACGCCCTCTTCGCGAACATACAGCTAGGGTCTCAATTAATCTGGCAGAGGTGGAACCAGGACAACTCGAACTTCTGGCTAGGGCTGTTGGGAACATACAACAGGTCTGAGAGAGGCCTCATGCCCACAGGAGGCCTAGTTTACTATGTTACGTCTCCCGGAGGGGTTGAGGCAATCTCCGCCGACCCAGTAAGGGTAATTATATACATCTCTATAGTAGTATCAGTCTGCGTACTCTTCTCAAAGCTCTGGATAGAGGTGGGGGGGATGGGACCTGAGAAGGTGGCAGAGCAGTTGATACAGTCGGGTATGCAGGTACCGGGCTTCAGGAGGAGCAAGGGGCCCATCGAGAGCCTCCTCAGAAGGTATATACCCACGATAACGATCCTTGGAGGCCTCCTTGTAGGCCTTATCTCCTCGGTCTCCGAGCTATTTGGGGTCTTCGGCTCCGGGATGGGGGCTCTGCTATGCGTAAGCATCCTATACCAGTTCTACCAGGTGATCATACAAGAGCAGATCGAGGATTTATACCCATTCCTCAGAGGAGCTCTTGGATGA
- a CDS encoding 50S ribosomal protein L14 translates to MSKRIKRRITPRRKVSPGLTIRSLITCADNTGARKLRLIQVVGYKGRRRRLPFAGVGDLVTVSVREGTPEMRHKVLSAVIIRQRKPYRRRDGNWIQFEDNAAVIITPDGMLQGSDIKGPVAREAVDRWPRIGGVAKMIV, encoded by the coding sequence ATGTCTAAGAGGATAAAGCGTAGGATAACTCCGAGGAGGAAGGTCTCTCCAGGACTAACCATCCGCTCACTTATAACTTGCGCAGATAACACCGGCGCCAGGAAGCTGAGGCTTATACAGGTGGTGGGGTACAAGGGAAGGAGGAGGAGGCTCCCCTTCGCTGGTGTTGGTGACCTAGTGACCGTCTCAGTGAGGGAGGGAACCCCTGAGATGAGGCATAAGGTGCTCAGCGCGGTCATAATAAGGCAGAGGAAGCCCTACAGGCGCAGAGACGGGAATTGGATACAGTTTGAGGATAACGCGGCCGTTATAATAACCCCAGATGGCATGTTACAGGGGTCAGACATAAAGGGACCAGTGGCGCGAGAGGCCGTCGATAGATGGCCGAGGATAGGTGGAGTTGCGAAGATGATCGTGTGA
- a CDS encoding 30S ribosomal protein S4e has protein sequence MGKKGPTRHLKREASPRIWPIPRKRFVWAPRTSPGPHPIDESIPLLIMVRDILGYAETGREARIVIKEGQILVDGRTRRDIGFPVGIMDVVEIPKAGQAFRVLPASRERLRLHPIGEEELRFKLCRIIGKTTIKGGRTQLNLHDGRNILLEDGGSEYKLNDVIKLSIPDQEILDHVRFEKGARALVIGGGSRGMYGLIVELRTEPWKRRTAVLKIPGREEITTLARYLFAVGSEKPLISLPGGE, from the coding sequence ATGGGCAAGAAGGGACCTACTAGACACCTGAAGAGGGAGGCCTCCCCCAGGATCTGGCCAATACCGAGGAAGAGGTTCGTCTGGGCGCCTAGGACCAGCCCAGGTCCCCACCCTATCGACGAGTCGATCCCTCTCCTCATTATGGTTCGAGACATCCTAGGATATGCTGAGACGGGAAGGGAGGCGAGGATAGTTATCAAGGAGGGGCAGATATTGGTGGATGGAAGGACCAGAAGGGATATCGGCTTCCCTGTGGGCATAATGGATGTTGTAGAGATCCCGAAGGCGGGTCAGGCCTTCAGGGTCTTACCGGCCTCGAGGGAGAGGCTAAGGCTTCATCCTATAGGTGAGGAGGAGCTAAGATTCAAGCTCTGCAGGATCATCGGGAAGACAACTATAAAGGGGGGAAGGACTCAATTGAACCTCCACGATGGGAGGAATATACTCTTAGAGGATGGAGGAAGTGAGTACAAGCTCAATGACGTGATAAAACTTAGCATACCTGACCAGGAGATCTTAGATCACGTTAGGTTTGAGAAGGGAGCGAGGGCTTTGGTCATAGGAGGGGGCTCTAGGGGTATGTATGGGTTAATAGTTGAGCTTAGAACTGAGCCTTGGAAGAGGAGAACTGCGGTCCTCAAAATACCTGGAAGAGAGGAGATAACGACGCTGGCAAGATACCTGTTCGCTGTGGGCTCAGAGAAGCCTCTGATATCTCTTCCAGGAGGGGAGTAA
- the rplX gene encoding 50S ribosomal protein L24, whose protein sequence is MSSKPYKIDKISRIRQINRKRLSAPLAPPLRTQHGVRSIPVREGDTVMVVKGDRKMSEGRVIRVDQERGKIYVEGITRQRLDGRTVQIPISPQNVMITRLKLDDEWRRRILERRGYKAELEGRAN, encoded by the coding sequence ATGTCATCGAAGCCTTATAAAATTGATAAGATCTCAAGGATCCGCCAAATAAATAGAAAGAGGCTCTCCGCCCCCTTGGCCCCCCCTCTAAGAACCCAACACGGTGTGAGATCAATCCCCGTGAGGGAGGGGGATACAGTCATGGTGGTCAAGGGAGATAGAAAGATGTCGGAGGGGCGAGTCATCAGGGTTGACCAGGAAAGGGGAAAAATATACGTTGAAGGGATAACACGCCAAAGGCTTGACGGGAGAACCGTCCAGATCCCAATAAGCCCTCAAAACGTGATGATAACGAGGCTGAAACTAGACGATGAGTGGAGAAGAAGGATTTTGGAGAGGCGTGGATATAAGGCGGAGTTGGAGGGAAGGGCCAACTAG
- a CDS encoding histidine--tRNA ligase — MFQPVKGTRDYLPDEMRRRNWVLDRIRRVFERYGFEPLGTPALESWEMLKIKSGEDIIDQIYYFKDKSERELGLRFEWTASLCRVVASHKELPMPFKRYVIGPVWRYEHPSEKRLREFWQADADIVGVGEAIADAEVLAVAVDGLKQIGFEDFKIRVNDRRVLEALLNIAGMPLGRSLEIFRAVDKIQKIGVEGVKEELKRLGSSEASVNRLLGLIKMKGRPDEVLEELERLVAGSPVGLIGLNSLKEIDKYSMLFGIEEHIQIDLSLARGLDYYTGPVFEIYAGGFEGYGSIAGGGRYDDLIKLFGGDQTPATGISLGIERILLLIEEMGKLRNLEFGPRIYVAPISPKVRPKAIEIAQLLRKEGFETDMDLMNRSLTKQLEHADRKGFSWVVIVGEREMAEGRVTLRCMRTGEQRSVKLVELPGQLKPPSSSP, encoded by the coding sequence GTGTTTCAGCCGGTGAAGGGGACTAGGGACTATCTCCCGGATGAGATGAGAAGGAGGAACTGGGTTTTAGATAGGATAAGGAGGGTATTTGAGCGCTACGGATTTGAGCCTCTTGGAACCCCGGCGCTCGAGAGCTGGGAGATGCTGAAGATCAAGAGTGGAGAGGATATCATAGACCAGATCTATTATTTTAAGGATAAATCCGAGAGAGAGCTGGGCCTCAGATTTGAATGGACGGCCTCCCTCTGCAGGGTAGTCGCATCTCACAAGGAGCTGCCCATGCCCTTCAAGAGGTATGTCATAGGCCCTGTCTGGAGATATGAGCATCCATCTGAGAAGAGACTGAGGGAGTTCTGGCAGGCAGACGCGGACATCGTAGGGGTTGGGGAGGCAATAGCCGATGCTGAGGTTCTCGCCGTAGCCGTTGATGGGCTAAAACAGATAGGCTTCGAGGACTTCAAGATAAGAGTCAACGATAGGAGAGTCTTAGAGGCTCTCCTCAACATCGCTGGCATGCCACTAGGTAGGTCCCTAGAGATATTTAGAGCAGTGGATAAGATCCAGAAGATAGGGGTGGAAGGCGTAAAGGAGGAGTTGAAGAGGCTTGGATCATCCGAAGCCTCAGTTAACAGGCTTTTAGGGCTGATAAAGATGAAGGGTAGGCCAGATGAGGTGTTAGAGGAACTGGAAAGGCTAGTCGCAGGCTCCCCCGTAGGGCTTATCGGGTTAAACTCACTAAAGGAGATCGATAAATACTCCATGTTATTCGGCATAGAGGAGCATATACAGATAGATCTAAGCCTCGCCAGGGGCCTAGATTACTATACTGGACCCGTATTTGAGATCTACGCGGGTGGATTCGAGGGCTACGGCAGCATAGCTGGAGGGGGAAGATATGATGATCTCATCAAGCTCTTCGGCGGGGATCAGACCCCAGCGACGGGGATCTCCCTCGGCATTGAGCGCATCCTCCTCCTCATTGAGGAAATGGGGAAGCTCAGAAACCTAGAGTTTGGACCGAGGATCTATGTAGCCCCGATCTCTCCAAAGGTGAGGCCAAAGGCCATAGAGATTGCCCAACTCCTGAGGAAGGAAGGATTCGAGACGGATATGGACCTTATGAACAGAAGCTTAACCAAGCAGCTTGAACACGCTGATAGGAAAGGATTCAGCTGGGTAGTGATAGTGGGCGAGAGGGAGATGGCCGAAGGTCGGGTAACACTCCGCTGTATGAGGACAGGGGAGCAGAGATCTGTTAAGCTGGTGGAGCTTCCGGGTCAACTCAAGCCCCCCTCCTCATCCCCCTGA